In the Pseudomonas orientalis genome, one interval contains:
- the urtC gene encoding urea ABC transporter permease subunit UrtC — protein sequence MNQPLMLTATQKAGPKVTIAVGAVILFLLLALPLGSLLSPENPLHVSAYTLTLVGKILCYAIVALALDLVWGYAGMLSLGHGLFFALGGYAMGMYLMRQASGDELPAFMTFLSWTELPWYWVGTQHFWWALCLVVLAPGLLALVFGFFAFRSRIKGVYFSIMTQALTFAGMLLFFRNETGFGGNNGFTNFRSILGFGITEPGTRAVLFVTTVLLLVASLYIGWRLARSKFGRVLTALRDAENRLMFCGYDPRGFKLFVWVLSAVLCGLAGALYVPQVGIINPSEMSPTNSIEAAVWVALGGRGTLIGPLLGAGVVNGMKSWFTVAFPEYWLFFLGALFIIVTLYLPKGVIGLLKK from the coding sequence ATGAATCAGCCATTGATGCTAACGGCCACGCAAAAGGCCGGCCCCAAAGTGACGATTGCAGTGGGCGCGGTGATCCTGTTCCTGCTGCTGGCTCTGCCCTTGGGTTCGCTGCTGTCGCCGGAAAACCCGCTGCATGTGTCAGCCTATACCCTGACCCTGGTCGGCAAGATTCTCTGCTATGCCATCGTCGCACTGGCGCTGGACCTGGTGTGGGGTTACGCCGGCATGTTGTCCCTCGGCCATGGCCTGTTCTTCGCCCTCGGTGGTTATGCCATGGGCATGTACCTGATGCGCCAGGCATCGGGCGATGAGTTGCCGGCGTTCATGACCTTTTTGTCGTGGACCGAATTGCCGTGGTACTGGGTCGGCACCCAACACTTCTGGTGGGCGCTGTGCCTGGTGGTCCTGGCGCCAGGCTTGCTGGCGCTGGTCTTCGGTTTCTTCGCCTTCCGCTCGCGGATCAAGGGTGTGTATTTCTCGATCATGACCCAGGCCCTGACCTTTGCCGGGATGCTGTTGTTCTTTCGCAACGAGACAGGGTTTGGCGGCAATAACGGCTTTACCAATTTCCGCAGCATCCTCGGTTTCGGCATCACCGAGCCGGGCACGCGGGCGGTGTTGTTCGTCACGACGGTACTGCTGCTGGTGGCCAGCCTGTACATCGGTTGGCGCCTGGCGCGCAGCAAGTTCGGTCGCGTATTGACCGCCCTGCGCGATGCCGAGAACCGCCTGATGTTCTGCGGCTATGACCCGCGTGGCTTCAAGCTGTTCGTGTGGGTGCTGAGCGCGGTGCTGTGTGGTTTGGCGGGCGCGTTGTACGTGCCGCAGGTGGGCATCATCAACCCCAGCGAAATGTCGCCGACCAACTCCATCGAAGCCGCCGTGTGGGTGGCCCTCGGCGGGCGTGGCACGCTGATCGGCCCGCTGCTTGGCGCCGGCGTGGTGAACGGCATGAAGAGCTGGTTCACCGTGGCCTTTCCCGAGTACTGGCTGTTTTTCCTCGGGGCGCTGTTCATCATCGTCACCCTGTACCTGCCCAAGGGCGTTATCGGGCTGCTGAAGAAATGA
- the urtB gene encoding urea ABC transporter permease subunit UrtB has protein sequence MPTALQRCFLVLLLLLPLAAHASDAEDFLAANPVQQAKLLQAWAANPDPARIELVDALAQGQLRLNGETRTVRLNNRLRGLIDNVQASQQLLAADPQVRLDAARTLQKSAVPAQLKFLDQQVAAETDEDVHSALSLALANLQLVDTDPVVRLAAVRLLGSTGDPLARTRLEALLAPGVETDATVHTAAETSLAQVKRKLMFGEILGQAFSGMSLGSILLLAALGLAITFGLLGVINMAHGEMLMLGAYSTYVVQLLMQRYVPQAIEFYPLIALPVAFFVTAAIGMALERTVIRHLYGRPLETLLATWGISLMLIQLVRLVFGAQNVEVSNPQWLSGGIQVLPNLVLPYNRLVIIAFALFVVVLTWLLLNKTRLGLNVRAVTQNRNMAACCGVPTGRVDMLAFGLGSGIAGLGGVALSQVGNVGPDLGQSYIIDSFLVVVLGGVGQLAGSVTAAFGLGIANKILEPQIGAVLGKILILALIILFIQKRPQGLFALKGRVID, from the coding sequence ATGCCCACTGCCCTCCAACGCTGTTTCCTGGTATTGCTGCTGTTGCTGCCTTTGGCCGCACACGCCAGCGACGCCGAAGACTTCCTTGCCGCCAACCCGGTACAGCAAGCCAAACTTCTCCAGGCGTGGGCCGCCAACCCCGACCCTGCGCGCATCGAACTGGTGGACGCCCTTGCGCAAGGCCAGCTCAGGCTCAACGGCGAAACCAGGACTGTGCGCCTGAACAACCGCCTGCGCGGCCTGATCGACAACGTCCAAGCCAGCCAGCAATTGCTCGCCGCCGATCCCCAGGTACGCCTTGACGCTGCGCGCACCCTGCAAAAAAGCGCAGTGCCTGCGCAACTGAAATTCCTCGACCAGCAGGTCGCCGCCGAGACCGACGAGGATGTGCACAGCGCCCTCAGCCTGGCCCTGGCCAACCTGCAACTGGTCGACACTGACCCGGTGGTGCGCCTGGCCGCCGTGCGCTTGCTCGGCAGCACCGGCGACCCGCTGGCCCGCACGCGCCTGGAAGCCTTGCTCGCGCCCGGCGTGGAAACCGATGCCACCGTGCATACCGCCGCCGAAACCAGCCTGGCCCAGGTCAAACGCAAATTGATGTTCGGTGAAATCCTCGGCCAGGCCTTCAGCGGTATGTCGCTGGGCTCGATCCTGTTACTCGCGGCCCTGGGCCTGGCGATCACCTTCGGCCTGCTCGGCGTGATCAACATGGCCCACGGCGAGATGCTGATGCTCGGCGCCTATTCCACCTACGTGGTGCAGTTGCTGATGCAGCGCTACGTGCCCCAGGCCATCGAGTTCTACCCGCTGATCGCGCTGCCGGTGGCATTCTTCGTCACCGCCGCCATCGGCATGGCGCTGGAGCGCACGGTGATTCGTCACCTGTATGGCCGCCCCCTGGAAACCCTGCTCGCCACCTGGGGCATCAGCCTGATGTTGATCCAGTTGGTGCGCCTGGTGTTCGGTGCGCAGAACGTCGAAGTGTCCAACCCGCAATGGCTGTCCGGCGGCATTCAAGTGCTGCCCAATCTGGTGCTGCCGTACAACCGCCTGGTGATCATTGCGTTCGCGCTGTTCGTGGTGGTGTTGACCTGGCTGCTGCTGAACAAGACGCGCCTGGGTCTCAACGTGCGCGCCGTCACCCAGAACCGCAACATGGCCGCCTGCTGCGGCGTGCCCACCGGGCGCGTGGACATGCTTGCTTTCGGCCTCGGCTCCGGCATAGCGGGCCTGGGCGGCGTAGCGCTGAGCCAGGTCGGCAACGTCGGCCCGGACCTGGGCCAGAGCTACATCATCGACTCGTTCCTGGTGGTGGTGCTCGGCGGTGTCGGCCAGTTGGCCGGCAGCGTGACGGCAGCGTTTGGCCTGGGGATCGCCAACAAGATCCTGGAGCCGCAGATCGGTGCGGTGCTCGGCAAGATCCTGATCCTCGCGCTGATCATTCTGTTTATCCAGAAACGCCCGCAAGGACTCTTCGCACTGAAAGGACGGGTGATCGACTGA
- the urtA gene encoding urea ABC transporter substrate-binding protein, with protein MQRRSLIKAFTLSASLVAMGLTWTVQAAETIKVGILHSLSGTMAISETSLKDMALMTIDEINAKGGVNGKMLEPVVVDPASNWPLFAEKGRQLLTQDKVAVVFGCWTSVSRKSVLPVFEELNGLLFYPVQYEGEEMSPNVFYTGAAPNQQAIPAVEYLMSEEGGSAKRFFLLGTDYVYPRTTNKILRSFLHSKGVADKDIEEVYTPFGHADYQTIVANIKKFSAGGKTAVVSTVNGDSNVPFYKELANQGLKATDVPVVAFSVGEEELRGIDTKPLVGNLAAWNYFQSVENPVNQKFVADWKAYARKHNLPGADKAVTNDPMEATYVGIHMWAQAAEKAKSTDVDKVREALAGQTFAAPSGFTLTMDKTNHHLHKPVMIGEIQADGQFSVVWQTEAPIRAQPWSPYIPGNDKKPDYAVKSN; from the coding sequence ATGCAGCGTCGTAGCTTGATCAAGGCTTTCACTTTGTCGGCATCCCTGGTTGCCATGGGGTTGACCTGGACCGTACAGGCTGCCGAGACCATCAAGGTCGGCATCCTGCACTCCCTGTCGGGGACCATGGCCATCTCCGAAACCTCGCTTAAAGACATGGCGCTGATGACCATCGACGAGATCAACGCCAAGGGCGGTGTGAACGGCAAGATGCTCGAACCGGTAGTGGTGGACCCGGCGTCCAACTGGCCGCTGTTCGCGGAAAAAGGCCGGCAGTTGCTGACCCAGGACAAGGTCGCCGTGGTGTTCGGCTGCTGGACCTCGGTGTCGCGTAAATCCGTACTGCCGGTGTTCGAAGAACTCAACGGCTTGCTGTTCTACCCGGTGCAGTACGAAGGCGAAGAGATGTCGCCGAACGTGTTCTATACCGGTGCGGCGCCGAACCAGCAGGCGATCCCGGCGGTGGAATATCTGATGAGCGAAGAAGGCGGCAGCGCCAAGCGCTTCTTCCTGCTCGGCACCGACTACGTGTACCCGCGCACCACCAACAAGATCCTGCGCTCGTTCCTGCACTCCAAAGGCGTGGCGGATAAGGATATCGAAGAGGTCTATACCCCGTTCGGCCACGCCGACTACCAGACCATCGTCGCCAACATCAAGAAGTTCTCCGCCGGCGGCAAGACCGCAGTGGTCTCCACCGTCAATGGCGACTCCAACGTGCCGTTCTACAAGGAACTGGCCAACCAGGGCCTGAAGGCGACCGATGTACCGGTGGTGGCATTTTCCGTGGGTGAAGAAGAACTGCGCGGCATCGACACCAAGCCGCTGGTGGGCAACCTCGCGGCGTGGAACTACTTCCAGTCGGTAGAGAACCCGGTGAACCAGAAATTCGTCGCCGATTGGAAAGCCTACGCCAGGAAGCACAACCTGCCGGGCGCGGACAAAGCCGTGACCAATGACCCGATGGAAGCCACCTACGTAGGCATCCATATGTGGGCCCAGGCGGCGGAGAAAGCCAAGTCCACCGACGTCGACAAAGTGCGTGAAGCCCTGGCCGGCCAGACCTTCGCCGCGCCGTCGGGCTTCACCCTGACCATGGACAAGACCAACCACCACCTGCACAAACCGGTAATGATCGGCGAGATCCAGGCCGACGGGCAGTTCTCGGTGGTGTGGCAGACCGAAGCGCCGATCCGCGCCCAGCCGTGGAGCCCGTACATTCCGGGCAATGACAAAAAACCGGACTATGCGGTGAAGAGCAACTGA
- a CDS encoding PepSY-associated TM helix domain-containing protein — protein sequence MTTQKISFYNLAWRWHFYAGLFVAPFMVLLALTGIIYLFKPQLDPLMYGHLLTVPAAEHALSADELLQRAKTAYPQAAISKYLPPAEATSSAQFVLHNDGREVTVFVDPYRGTVLGEQDAKYNLQAIARALHGELMIGTTGDRLIELAAGWGVMLVVSGLYLWWPRGKSSAGVLWPRLNSRGRLLWRDLHAVAGFWGAAFLLVMLLSGMTWTGFWGKQYADLWNTFPTAMWNSVPQSDQQARVLNTATQQTVPWALENTPMPMSGDHAEHMNHGAMHTGPAAPGISLQKVVELANARGVEPGYSITFPTTATGVFTIAVFANDPRNDATLHVDQYTGKILADVRWEHYNLVARATETGVMLHEGKMFGWVNQLIVLLICLMILLSAVSGVVIWWKRRPQGGLGVPPLRHDLPKWKTAMVIMLGLAIIFPLVGASLILVWALDRLLLSRIHATA from the coding sequence ATGACCACACAAAAGATTTCCTTCTACAACCTGGCCTGGCGCTGGCACTTCTACGCCGGCCTCTTCGTCGCCCCCTTCATGGTGCTGCTGGCCCTGACCGGCATCATCTACCTGTTCAAACCCCAGCTCGACCCGCTGATGTACGGCCACCTGCTCACCGTACCCGCCGCCGAACATGCGCTGAGCGCCGACGAGCTGCTGCAACGCGCCAAAACCGCCTACCCCCAGGCGGCGATCAGCAAGTACCTGCCGCCTGCCGAGGCCACCAGCAGCGCACAGTTCGTGTTGCACAACGACGGCCGCGAAGTGACGGTATTCGTCGACCCGTATCGCGGCACAGTCCTGGGTGAGCAGGATGCCAAATACAACCTGCAAGCCATCGCCCGCGCCCTGCACGGCGAGCTGATGATCGGCACCACCGGCGACCGCCTGATAGAGCTCGCCGCCGGCTGGGGCGTGATGCTGGTGGTGTCCGGCCTGTACCTGTGGTGGCCACGGGGCAAGTCATCGGCTGGCGTTTTGTGGCCGCGGCTCAACAGCCGTGGCCGGTTGCTTTGGCGCGACCTGCACGCTGTCGCTGGCTTTTGGGGCGCTGCGTTTTTGCTGGTGATGCTGCTCAGCGGCATGACCTGGACCGGTTTCTGGGGCAAGCAATACGCCGACCTGTGGAACACCTTCCCGACGGCAATGTGGAACAGCGTTCCGCAGTCCGACCAGCAGGCGCGAGTGCTCAATACCGCAACCCAACAGACCGTGCCCTGGGCCCTGGAAAATACACCGATGCCGATGTCCGGCGACCATGCCGAACACATGAACCACGGCGCCATGCACACAGGTCCCGCCGCGCCCGGCATCAGCCTGCAAAAGGTGGTCGAGCTGGCCAACGCACGCGGTGTGGAGCCCGGCTACAGCATCACCTTCCCCACGACCGCCACGGGGGTGTTCACCATCGCCGTGTTCGCCAACGACCCACGCAATGACGCCACCCTGCATGTGGACCAGTACACCGGCAAGATTCTGGCCGATGTGCGGTGGGAACATTACAACCTGGTCGCACGCGCCACCGAGACCGGCGTGATGCTGCACGAAGGCAAGATGTTCGGCTGGGTCAACCAACTGATCGTGCTGCTGATCTGCCTGATGATCCTGCTCAGTGCGGTGAGCGGCGTGGTGATCTGGTGGAAACGCCGGCCACAAGGCGGGCTGGGGGTGCCGCCGCTGCGCCATGACCTGCCCAAATGGAAAACCGCGATGGTGATCATGCTCGGGCTGGCGATCATTTTCCCGTTGGTGGGCGCATCGTTGATCCTGGTGTGGGCGCTTGATCGCTTGCTGCTGTCACGGATTCACGCGACCGCCTGA